In the genome of Bacillus marinisedimentorum, one region contains:
- a CDS encoding anti-sigma-F factor Fin family protein produces MAIKYFCRHCGTAIGSIERREVSSEQLGFDHLSNDERAEMIRYLSNGDVHVNTICEDCQETLERNPDYHQWHTFIQ; encoded by the coding sequence ATGGCTATCAAATATTTTTGCCGCCACTGCGGGACTGCAATCGGGTCCATTGAGCGCCGCGAAGTCAGCAGTGAGCAGCTGGGCTTTGATCATTTATCAAACGACGAAAGGGCAGAGATGATCCGTTATTTGTCCAACGGTGATGTCCATGTAAATACAATTTGTGAAGATTGCCAGGAAACACTTGAACGAAATCCTGATTATCACCAGTGGCACACTTTTATTCAGTAG
- the mfd gene encoding transcription-repair coupling factor, protein MRGLQHYFLNSNDAQSIVDGFDEGLREQLAAGLTGAARPLLLASLYKSTNRPQLVVTHNLFQAQKIYDDLAELVGEDEVYLYPVNELIASEIAVASPELKGQRIEALNYWAEHEKGIIIAPVAGLRRMLPPKSVWKYSQLDFTVGEEIDVEEYLAKLVNMGYERTGMVSAPGEFSMRGGIIDVYPLTEAMPLRIELFDTEIDSIRYFDVEDQRSQDKTETVRIGPATEVLLYNDEFERGASRLEEELSKSLKKVKDASVKEQMSEKVSSEIDQLKNGQTFEQIFKYMGLFYKKTESLLDYLPENGLVMMDEISRIHETSSTLDKEEADWHTSLLQIGKIVSDIPLSHHLGDLLQKTARPRLYLSLFLKHVPHTNPQNIINFMCRSMQNFHGQMHVLKGELDRWKHSGYRVVFLAADEKRVEKLQSVLDDYDIEAGVLDRDAEVPGAGQFIMEADLSSGFELPGIKLAVITEEELFKKKSKKPKRRQKLSNAERIKSYSELKVGDYVVHVNHGIGKYLGIETLEINGIHKDYLHVKYSGNDKLYVPVEQIDQVQKYVGSEGKEPKVYKLGGTEWKKVKSRVQSSVQDIADDLIKLYAERESTPGYPYSEDTEEQRQFESAFPYQETEDQLRTIQEIKEDMEKARPMDRLLCGDVGYGKTEVAIRAAFKAIMEGKQVAFLVPTTILAQQHFETISERFQDHAINIGMLSRFRTRKQQNETIKGLKAGTVDIVIGTHRLLSKDLKFRDLGLLIIDEEQRFGVTHKEKIKQMRANVDVLTLTATPIPRTLHMSMLGVRDLSVIETPPENRFPVQTYVVEYNGALVREAIERELGRGGQVYFLYNRVEDIERKAEEISMLVPDARVTFAHGKMNETELEAVMIDFLEGHYDVLVSTTIIETGVDIPNVNTLIVNNADKMGLSQLYQLRGRVGRSNRVAYAYFTYQRDKVLNEVAEKRLQSIKEFTELGSGFKIAMRDLSIRGAGNILGAEQHGFIDSVGFDLYSQMLQEAIEERKTGPSDKPAEKPIDVDMNLELDAYIPEEYIKDEQQKIDMYKRFRNADTVEDVEDLQEEMVDRFGDYPEEVGYLFYITKFRLLMRKERVELLARKKHEIELRISEEASDNIDGAKLFEMANDMGNHVRLGTEGKKLKVIISTRKMELKDQLSQIEHVLRQLDEVKREKVGS, encoded by the coding sequence TTGAGAGGATTGCAGCACTATTTTTTAAACAGCAACGATGCCCAGTCCATCGTGGATGGATTTGATGAAGGTCTCAGGGAACAGCTTGCTGCAGGTCTTACCGGAGCAGCGCGCCCATTATTGCTGGCATCGCTGTATAAGTCAACAAACCGCCCGCAGCTCGTCGTAACGCACAATCTTTTTCAAGCGCAAAAAATATATGACGACCTGGCCGAACTGGTTGGGGAAGATGAAGTCTATCTTTATCCGGTGAATGAATTGATCGCTTCAGAAATAGCGGTGGCAAGCCCCGAGCTGAAAGGACAGCGGATTGAGGCTCTCAATTACTGGGCAGAGCATGAGAAGGGGATTATCATCGCACCGGTTGCCGGACTCAGGCGGATGCTCCCGCCCAAATCGGTCTGGAAGTACAGCCAGCTTGATTTTACTGTAGGTGAAGAGATCGATGTGGAGGAGTACCTGGCCAAGCTTGTCAACATGGGCTATGAACGAACAGGCATGGTATCCGCTCCGGGCGAATTCAGTATGAGAGGCGGCATTATTGATGTTTATCCTTTGACAGAAGCCATGCCGCTGCGCATTGAACTTTTCGACACGGAAATAGATTCAATCCGTTACTTCGACGTGGAAGATCAACGGTCACAGGATAAAACGGAAACAGTCAGAATCGGCCCGGCAACGGAAGTGCTGCTTTACAATGATGAGTTTGAACGGGGCGCTTCCCGGCTGGAAGAAGAACTTTCGAAAAGCTTGAAAAAAGTGAAAGACGCATCTGTCAAAGAGCAGATGTCCGAAAAGGTCTCTTCTGAAATCGATCAATTGAAAAACGGGCAGACATTTGAACAGATTTTCAAGTACATGGGACTTTTCTATAAAAAGACTGAAAGTTTACTAGACTATTTACCAGAAAATGGATTGGTGATGATGGATGAAATCTCACGGATCCATGAAACCTCGTCCACGCTGGATAAAGAGGAAGCGGATTGGCATACATCGCTGCTGCAAATCGGCAAAATCGTGTCTGATATCCCATTGTCACACCATCTCGGCGATTTACTGCAGAAAACGGCCAGGCCGCGGTTGTATTTATCATTGTTTTTAAAACATGTACCGCATACGAATCCGCAAAATATCATTAATTTCATGTGCCGGTCGATGCAGAACTTCCACGGTCAGATGCATGTACTGAAAGGCGAGCTGGACCGGTGGAAGCACAGCGGTTATCGTGTTGTTTTTCTTGCCGCGGATGAAAAGCGCGTCGAAAAGCTGCAGTCTGTCCTGGATGATTATGATATTGAGGCGGGTGTCCTGGACAGGGATGCTGAAGTTCCGGGTGCCGGCCAATTCATTATGGAGGCTGATCTGTCATCGGGATTTGAACTCCCTGGCATAAAACTTGCTGTCATCACCGAGGAAGAATTGTTCAAGAAGAAATCCAAAAAGCCGAAGCGGCGGCAAAAGCTGTCCAATGCCGAGCGCATCAAAAGTTATTCAGAGCTTAAGGTCGGCGATTACGTCGTACATGTCAACCATGGCATCGGTAAATATCTTGGCATAGAAACGCTTGAAATCAACGGCATCCATAAGGATTATCTTCATGTGAAATACTCCGGCAATGATAAGCTCTATGTGCCGGTCGAACAAATCGACCAGGTCCAGAAGTATGTCGGTTCGGAAGGGAAAGAGCCGAAAGTATACAAACTCGGCGGAACGGAATGGAAAAAGGTGAAAAGCCGCGTCCAATCATCTGTGCAGGATATTGCCGATGATCTCATTAAACTGTATGCGGAACGGGAATCGACGCCAGGTTATCCGTACAGTGAAGATACGGAAGAACAGCGCCAGTTCGAATCCGCTTTTCCTTACCAGGAAACGGAGGACCAGCTCAGGACGATCCAGGAAATCAAAGAAGACATGGAAAAGGCCAGGCCGATGGACCGGCTCCTTTGCGGTGATGTCGGTTATGGAAAAACAGAGGTTGCCATCCGGGCCGCATTCAAGGCGATTATGGAGGGGAAACAGGTTGCTTTCCTGGTGCCGACTACAATCCTGGCACAGCAGCATTTTGAGACAATCAGTGAACGGTTCCAGGATCATGCAATCAATATCGGCATGCTCAGCCGGTTCCGCACAAGGAAACAGCAGAATGAAACGATCAAAGGCCTCAAGGCAGGCACTGTCGATATCGTCATAGGGACACACCGCTTGCTGTCAAAAGACCTGAAATTCAGGGATCTGGGCCTGCTCATCATTGATGAAGAGCAGCGCTTCGGTGTGACCCATAAGGAAAAAATCAAGCAAATGCGCGCAAATGTAGATGTGCTGACCCTTACAGCCACGCCGATTCCAAGGACGCTTCACATGTCGATGCTCGGAGTGCGCGACCTTTCCGTCATTGAAACCCCGCCGGAAAATCGTTTTCCGGTCCAGACGTATGTGGTCGAATATAACGGCGCCCTTGTAAGAGAAGCAATCGAACGGGAATTGGGCCGCGGCGGGCAGGTATATTTTCTATATAACCGGGTGGAGGACATCGAGAGAAAGGCGGAAGAAATTTCGATGCTTGTGCCGGATGCCCGTGTAACCTTCGCACACGGGAAAATGAATGAAACCGAGCTCGAAGCGGTAATGATCGACTTTCTGGAAGGCCATTATGATGTTCTTGTCAGCACAACAATCATCGAAACCGGCGTTGATATCCCGAACGTCAATACGCTCATTGTCAATAATGCCGATAAGATGGGATTATCTCAGCTTTACCAGCTGCGCGGCCGTGTCGGCAGGTCAAACCGGGTCGCTTACGCTTATTTCACCTACCAGCGTGATAAGGTACTCAATGAAGTGGCGGAAAAGCGCCTGCAATCGATAAAAGAATTCACTGAGCTTGGTTCCGGTTTCAAAATCGCAATGCGCGACCTATCCATCCGCGGAGCCGGGAACATACTTGGAGCCGAACAACACGGATTCATCGATTCGGTCGGATTTGACCTGTATTCCCAGATGCTTCAAGAAGCGATCGAGGAGCGGAAAACCGGACCATCAGATAAACCGGCTGAAAAACCGATTGACGTTGATATGAACCTGGAGCTGGACGCTTACATCCCTGAAGAATACATTAAGGATGAACAGCAAAAAATTGATATGTATAAACGTTTCCGTAATGCGGACACCGTCGAGGATGTCGAGGACCTGCAGGAGGAAATGGTCGACCGGTTCGGTGACTATCCAGAGGAAGTCGGCTATCTCTTTTACATTACGAAGTTCCGTCTCTTGATGAGAAAAGAACGGGTGGAACTCCTGGCCAGAAAAAAACACGAAATTGAGCTGAGAATATCTGAAGAAGCGAGTGACAATATCGACGGGGCCAAACTGTTTGAAATGGCCAATGACATGGGCAATCATGTCAGGCTTGGAACGGAAGGCAAGAAGCTGAAGGTGATCATCAGCACCCGGAAAATGGAGCTTAAAGATCAGCTGTCGCAAATCGAGCATGTTTTAAGACAGCTGGACGAGGTGAAAAGGGAAAAAGTCGGTTCGTGA
- the spoVT gene encoding stage V sporulation protein T: MKATGIVRRIDDLGRVVIPKEIRRTLRIREGDPLEIYVDRDGEVILKKYSPISELSDFAREYADALYDSLGHTVLISDRDTFISVSGGSKKEFLNRAIGPTVEKAMESRAPQFETSEKEIELIDGIEESIASFVLQPIIANGDPIGAVVIFTRGDKPLGEVEQKSAQTGAAFLARQMEQ; encoded by the coding sequence ATGAAAGCAACAGGAATAGTTCGTCGAATTGATGATTTAGGCAGGGTTGTCATTCCGAAAGAAATTCGCAGAACGCTTCGGATTCGTGAAGGTGACCCGCTCGAGATTTACGTGGACCGTGACGGGGAGGTCATCTTGAAAAAATATTCTCCAATCAGTGAGTTGAGCGACTTCGCCAGAGAGTATGCAGATGCACTCTATGACAGCCTCGGCCATACCGTGCTCATTTCCGACCGCGATACCTTCATATCAGTATCGGGAGGATCAAAAAAGGAATTCCTGAACCGTGCAATCGGGCCGACAGTTGAAAAAGCGATGGAAAGCCGTGCTCCCCAGTTCGAAACATCTGAAAAGGAAATTGAATTAATAGACGGCATTGAAGAATCAATTGCTTCCTTTGTTCTTCAGCCCATCATTGCCAACGGAGATCCGATCGGCGCTGTTGTCATTTTTACAAGAGGGGACAAACCGCTCGGTGAAGTTGAACAAAAATCAGCCCAAACAGGTGCAGCATTTTTAGCACGCCAAATGGAACAATAG